Proteins found in one Plasmodium gaboni strain SY75 chromosome 13, whole genome shotgun sequence genomic segment:
- a CDS encoding hypothetical protein (conserved Plasmodium protein, unknown function), with protein MRSYEKKKKKKSTKKSLHSRNKWSSNKSKSSYKKKKKNLVNSNYNLLNDLQREHINEHIKKKEDEYMNHSDVNIYENKINEVDKSRNIPCVTSKDINIDNGNINKEKKIKIKQKKKRRRTNEECISIPNVKGKTDVPILYSNKEIILYKKNESYSINRNNIDNDNVDKDNVHNDNVYKNNSHKYNMNHKGKTRKCSFNTNKNNISIENKTRNNKWINRKNHVEEKNKKIYHNMFKSEDISNQNYKPQNFKNVIIPHEHSSEYSNKSHEKKKEKKKKLYYSSTLHNNFGRIKKNNTLFEEYEEKQNEIINKKYYMFHSADISNNNANLYANQINNSYEEEKNEKTISINFLDNILPVDKIIQYVDDISIETLVYILNTLDITNSTSLIEGLPHRYYKEYLMCTNNMKRIIELMENINNEKLGNFFITYKEEKDICKYINILSLEKLNNILNCFNIDNYKEFILLFDEYKILEILNTLSISTCLHIILNISQKKLTYIFENINEEKLIMLINEVPICKFYYINECIPIQKIGTLSNNICYEKLYHLHNSLSNSKYIHYITCHLSIHIIIQLIIDLPTYKAIQILKTISLEKIAQCIMFNKNCFNIYDIIYKAFHIDKIVQIIIHLDNDINNINILLTLANYTDIIHYINYIPFNKFKLFIDKIPISFLKKIINDISLKKMIQFFMNNNNEKVIICFHQLTIKNLNSVVQLLPVKNIIPLVIPSHIDIHSKESKKIINRLDAKNMVHFLNDLNDKQYKYICNYLSLEKIHNVLNNSTFVNYEKCSIVILYMPIPKIIDTFHTLNEEKKNGIIDHIPSYIKDTIICNIYDNTKKIYIYLMNPIQQIFISCMLFKLNRIFGNHYQNINKKKKKHNKNKREYIPLYSIKNKFYDIIKNINIKKYHKFLNQVSCNKIIETQDVIHNIRNKKIYEPQQIVQDLFFYFNIYQYVKKKQDKKVLHIKRNIPLNVQNHDKVSGKIWNNIYSPITLISDPMLSNNSSDKNSYLYNKSYITKKKINSNDLLYNNNNIYKDEIAPNNNGTHYIDLSRREKILPIKSYNIQNKDNNKNNTSTNIYYNENISLNNICNEKNINEDMTKHVKIHKKENSYIPKGRHSLYIFLIHLIHVIKKHIQDKNDRNINENNSYNINHTTTDNNNNNNNNNNNNYNNLNIYHNNLLSNTSSTDKNYYNKFIFYQVRKIMKNIFFSVRKILQMKNRSKVIKNISILHIMNADLLPYMINSNYNNIFYDASNNIKNTEKINHNLNISDNRNHLQEYKMFNMIEDSTEFFDTSNNFVVIENKHTNIMYSSKENETKFSLKDDIPIIEHTNNDIELNNEQIINDICVQKNKNKNPLYYVSLLFNKPNSFPYIIKNNTIKIEKNEKNGKNEKNEKNEKNEKNEKNEKNEKNEKNEKNEKKYKNFFFFKTAKICDTIKNEECDSNTQGDNIKDYILTTSDIFKKSGNNILNIYNNDTKIDNNIDKEESEQINCMKSINSNNISTLYCNTNGESNNNNNNDRNKKDIQKSKFNNLRYKWKLSNISAKYKNKIYKINNNNNNNGGRKNVYCLKFIFVLNNVCDLDKKNNDNINLTLNIFISKTKKKRLLNIYKQKILDSSLDIQMNNEKYKNKIINFSTNISDTICYINSNIVNITFDKEQKNKLEYLYSLINESDSSNKDIFIKTKCGTYINDDGNTNVDNLDYYHRSDNHMNNDNYNYNYNYDTNVISNQLKNNTLVHNENKNNIMLSEKSRSNLLNKNIILLWSCKNIGYILLNTENSLHINIQDTSHNLCIQIDKYNYNTQKTYFFNNNKNYNKGTSIFFNRFVKEKINFRKLKETFSNIIENKKKKKKVVCKSLLEENNKDNIHKCKDNEKTIKYKNVINLTNKNCTVEENNSLNKYENSTNTDILKFININLENNYKSEQHNTEDNINDDIIYFGNDKYEFFNDTDILENKNINQKNNEICINDKQVYHDIDKDNYLIQYDQNLKRKNSLIFMNNTNETCSNNMFYEQSKNDDPINDYYKHHNSIVVNYFNNVIRESNKILSGKRNNINKQIREEIININERSIHSLNSNEKEKVHQIISNEYNNIMEYELTKIPNPYLCDTYQFLKYSYTKEEFNIILYLKQRKKKLNKINDMSNIKMNVQQKITNDGNNIIDIQKKGKFVPHIFNDNNILKLKLITLAANELCDYKVYSNKRNNNNNNNNNNNKETVWFEENFGKINLSFHSSHIFSSNPFIVSRKHFLSDQKTENYSTAQTTQNNNNNNGDLKKQNNIYNVNEEGIYDNNIFVKGINKNTSFYNEKYVTQIENKKDYKNELLSLSNISYNEMIIQKCIEKNEVPKNYNNLGNSKNLQNEERFLTITEKNIPNNNNNNNNNIIYDNNIFNGLYIKDNIKLTKPTIQDILTSSDKDILYKNKSPFNHKQEIQSINTEQIINKIYIPNYSSDVDRKVSNNFSCINQSTNMPNIFSNSVGNIKRVKEQNIIMNNSNSILSDVSDIFINYNDSNKEVEKNMKSSFFHKLIIPIPEDNVNMNLIEKKETHLDDNNININSVEENNINTSHPIMKSHIVSYLNNKSIWENSLKNISENSLKNISDNSLKNKSDNSPKNLSKNSLKNKSCSEFSRKNHHNNNNNIDNYIKNANNNISINDTHKNISRMMYNLGFINLHCLLENKNKHFYLITQGYIKASNYINDQMLIHTKLYNELFQTKYIDPKKNTSIISSSFDSVTKQDDKLYCLHKKKRMLCNICGHTLKQNLLNDLFFFKIIIVTKRAIFSNHTTINIIYQSPLIKAVFHEKDNIKYKLEQTNNSEYILKIIAIKKKKIHKTFSLSKTKHFRKCLEIELINSGRDNIKNQIYESNENILERNIYEKQVFHKKSFDNTYKTTKDSLIINNEKYKYVRKKKKNSSYENIKNYSQSLSNTNYSNHLSTNICKANKAILNFSILDDKNKKKYDVEKFIVPSIYFCTNG; from the exons ATGAGATCTTACgagaagaaaaagaaaaaaaagtccacaaaaaaaagtttACACAGTAGAAATAAGTGGTCTAGCAATAAAAGCAAATCtagttataaaaaaaaaaaaaaaaatttagTTAATTCAAATTACAATTTACTAAACGATCTTCAAAGAgaacatataaatgaacacataaaaaaaaaagaagatgAATATATGAACCATTCAgatgtaaatatatatgaaaacaaaataaatgaagTGGACAAAAGTAGAAATATACCATGTGTTACTTcaaaagatataaatattgataacggaaatattaataaagagaaaaaaataaaaataaaacagaaaaaaaaaagaagaagaacAAACGAAGAATGTATTTCTATTCCCAATGTTAAGGGAAAAACAGATGTTCCCATTTTGTATTCTAACAaggaaataatattatataaaaaaaatgaaagcTATAGTATTAATAGAAACAATATTGATAATGACAATGTTGATAAGGACAATGTTCACAATGACAATGtttataagaataattctcataaatataacatgAATCACAAAGGAAAAACAAGAAAATGTTCCTTTAACACAAATAAAAACAACATTTcaatagaaaataaaactAGAAACAATAAATGGATAAATAGAAAGAATCATgttgaagaaaaaaataaaaaaatatatcataacATGTTTAAATCAGAAGATATAAGTaatcaaaattataaaccacaaaattttaaaaacGTTATAATTCCACATGAACATTCTAGTGAATATTCCAACAAATCacatgaaaaaaaaaaggaaaaaaaaaaaaagttatattATAGTAGTACtttacataataattttggaagaataaagaaaaataatacattgTTTGAGgaatatgaagaaaagcaaaatgaaattataaataaaaaatattatatgttcCATAGTGCAGATAtatctaataataatgcaaatttatatgctaaccaaattaataatagttatgaagaggaaaaaaatgaaaaaacTATCTCAATTAATTTCTTAGACAACATATTACCTGTAGacaaaataatacaatatGTAGATGATATATCAATAGAAACActtgtatatatattaaacaCATTAGACATAACCAATTCGACATCCTTAATAGAAGGATTACCACATagatattataaagaatatCTTATGTGcacaaataatatgaaaagaattatagaacttatggaaaatataaataatgaaaaattgggaaacttttttattacatataaagaagaaaaggatatatgtaaatatataaatatattatcattagaaaagttaaataatattttaaattgttttaatattgataattataaagagttcatattattatttgatgaatataaaattcTGGAAATATTAAACACACTTTCAATAAGTACTTGtttacatattatattaaatatatctcaaaagaaattaacatatatatttgaaaatataaatgaagaaaaattaattatgttaataaatgaagtacctatatgtaaattttattatatcaatGAATGTATACCAATTCAAAAAATAGGTACCTtatctaataatatatgttatgaaaaattataccATCTTCATAATTCTCTATCTAAtagtaaatatatacattatataacTTGTCATTTATCcatacatattattattcaacTTATAATTGACTTACCTACATATAAAGCTATACAAATATTGAAGACTATATCATTAGAAAAAATAGCACAATGTATTAtgtttaataaaaattgttttaatatatatgacataatatataaagcatttcatatagataaaattgtacaaataataattcatttggataatgatattaataatataaatattttattaacGTTAGCTAACTATACTGatataatacattatattaattatataccttttaataaatttaaattatttatagaCAAAATACCTATATCTTTTctcaaaaaaattataaatgatatatctctgaaaaaaatgatccaattttttatgaacaATAACAACGAAAAGgttataatatgttttcATCAACTAACAATTAAAAATCTTAATTCGGTTGTACAATTATTACcagtaaaaaatataataccTTTGGTTATACCTTCTCATATAGATATTCATAGTAAAGAAAgcaaaaaaattattaacCGTTTAGATGCTAAAAATATGGTCCATTTCTTAAATgatttaaatgataaacaatataaatatatttgtaattATCTATCTCTTGAAAAAATTCACAATGTACTTAATAATAGTACCTTTGTAAATTATGAAAAGTGTTCCATTgtcattttatatatgcCCATTCCAAAAATAATAGATACATTTCACACattaaatgaagaaaagaaaaatggTATAATAGACCATATACCCTCTTATATTAAAGATACtataatatgtaatatatatgataacaccaaaaaaatatatatatacctaATGAACCCAATACaacaaatatttatttcatgTATGTTATTTAAACTCAACAGAATTTTTGGTAATCActatcaaaatataaataagaaaaaaaaaaaacataacaaaaataagagggaatatattcctttatattctataaaaaacaaattttatgatatcataaaaaatataaatattaaaaagtaTCATAAATTCTTAAATCAAGTATCTTGTAACAAAATTATAGAAACACAAGATGttatacataatataaggaataaaaaaatatatgaacCTCAACAAATAGTACAAgatctttttttttattttaatatttatcagtatgtaaagaaaaaacaggataaaaaagttttacatataaaaagaaatatacCATTAAATGTTCAAAATCATGATAAGGTAAGTGGAAAAATATggaataatatatattctcCAATAACATTAATATCTGATCCTATGCTTTCAAATAATAGCTCTGATAAGAATAGTTacttatataataaatctTATATcacgaaaaaaaaaataaattcaaATGACCTactatataataataataatatatataaagacGAAATAGCACCTAACAACAATGGAACCCATTATATTGATCTTTCCAGGAGAGAGAAAATTCTACCTATTAAATCATATAACATACAAAATAaggataataataaaaataatacatctacaaatatatattacaatgaaaatatttcattaaataatatttgcaatgagaaaaatataaatgagGATATGACAAAACATGTCAAAATACATAAGAAAgaaaattcatatattcCTAAAGGTAGACACagtttatatatttttttaatacacCTAATTcatgttataaaaaaacatatacaAGACAAAAATGACagaaatattaatgaaaataattcatataatataaatcataCTACAActgataataataataataataataataataataataataattacaataatttgaacatatatcataataatcTCTTGTCGAACACATCATCAACTGacaaaaattattacaataaatttattttttatcaagtgagaaaaataatgaagaatatattttttagCGTAAGGAAAATTCTACAAATGAAAAATCGTTCAAAggttataaaaaatatatcaatacTTCATATTATGAATGCTGATTTATTACCTTATATGATAAACtcaaattataataatatattttacgatgcatcaaataatataaaaaatactgaaaaaataaatcataatCTCAACATATCTGATAACAGAAACCATTTACAAGAATACAAAATGTTTAATATGATTGAAGACTCAACCGAATTTTTTGATACTAGTAATAATTTTGTAGTTATAGAAAACAAacatacaaatataatgtATTCTTCAAAAGAGAATGAAACCAAATTTAGTCTAAAAGATGATATACCTATAATAGAACATACGAACAATGATATAGAATTAAACAATGAACAAATAATTAATGACATATGtgtacaaaaaaataaaaataaaaatcctctttattatgtttcccttttatttaataaacCTAATTCATTTccatatataattaaaaataataccATAAAAATTGAgaaaaatgagaaaaatgggaaaaatgagaaaaatgagaaaaatgagaaaaatgagaaaaatgagaaaaatgagaaaaatgagaaaaatgagaaaaatgagaaaaatgagaaaaagtacaaaaactttttttttttcaaaacAGCTAAAATATGTGATACTATAAAAAATGAGGAATGTGATTCAAATACCCAAGGAGATAATATCAaagattatatattaacaacTAGTgatatattcaaaaaaagtgggaataatatattaaatatttataacaaTGATACAAAAATTGacaataatattgataagGAAGAAAGTGAACAAATAAATTGTATGAAATCtattaatagtaataatataagtaCTTTATATTGTAATACAAATGGTgaatcaaataataataataataatgatagGAACAAGAAGGACATACAAAAAAGTAAATTCAACAATTTAAGATATAAATGGAAATTATCAAATATTTCAgcaaaatataaaaacaaaatatataaaataaataacaataataataataatggGGGGAGAAAAAATGTTTATTGTCTTAAATTCATATTTGTATTAAATAATGTTTGTGATTTagataaaaagaataatgATAACATTAATTTAACccttaatatttttatttcgaaaaccaaaaaaaaacgactccttaatatatataaacaaaaaatcTTAGATTCTTCTTTAGATATCCAAATgaataatgaaaaatataaaaacaaaataataaactTTAGTACTAATATTAGTGATACcatatgttatataaattcaaacattgttaatataacatttgataaagaacaaaaaaataaattggaatatttatattcattaatAAATGAGTCGGATTCATCTAATAAAGacatttttatcaaaacAAAATGTGGTACCTACATAAATGATGATGGTAATACGAATGTGGATAATCTTGATTATTATCATAGAAGTGATAACCATATgaataatgataattataattacaaTTACAATTATGATACAAATGTAATATCAAatcaattaaaaaataatactCTTGTTcataatgaaaataaaaataacatcATGTTATCTGAAAAATCCAGATCTAATCttttgaataaaaatattattctaTTATGGAGCTGTAAAAATATAGGATATATCCTTTTAAACACAGAGAATTCtcttcatataaatattcaaGACACTTCACATAATTTATGCATACAAATAGACAAGTATAATTATAACACACAGAAGacttatttttttaataataataaaaattacaaTAAAGGTAcatctatattttttaacagatttgtaaaagaaaagataaattttagaaaattaaaagagaccttttcaaatataattgaaaataaaaaaaagaaaaaaaaagttgTATGTAAATCTTTATTggaagaaaataataaggaTAACATTCATAAATGTAAGGACAATgaaaaaacaataaaatataaaaatgtaattaatttaacaaataaaaattgtactgttgaagaaaataattctttaaataaatatgaaaatagTACAAATAcagatatattaaaattcataaatataaacttggaaaataattataaatcGGAACAACATAATACTGAAGATAATATCaatgatgatattatttattttggTAATGATAAGtatgaattttttaatgataccgatatattagaaaacaaaaatataaatcagaaaaataatgaaatatgTATAAACGATAAGCAAGTATATCATGATATAGATAAAGATAACTATTTAATTCAATATGATCagaatttaaaaagaaaaaatagtttaatatttatgaataatacaaatgaaACGTGTTCGAATAACATGTTTTATGAACAATCTAAAAATGATGATCCTATtaatgattattataaacatCATAATAGTATAGTTGtcaattattttaataacGTAATTAGAGAAtctaataaaatattatcaggaaaaagaaataacattaataaacaaataagagaagaaataataaacataaatgAAAGATCTATACATTCGTTGAATTCAAATGAAAAGGAAAAAGTACATCAAATTATTAgtaatgaatataataacattatGGAATACGAGTTAACAAAAATTCCTAATCCTTATTTATGTGATACGTATCAATTTCTTAAATACAGTTATACGAAAGAGgaatttaatattatattatatttaaaacagagaaaaaaaaaattaaataaaatcaATGATATGTcgaatataaaaatgaatgttcaacaaaaaattacaaatgatggtaataatattattgatataCAAAAGAAAGGGAAATTTGTCCctcatatttttaatgataataatatccTCAAACTAAAATTAATCACACTTGCAGCTAATGAATTATGCGATTATAAAGTATATAGCAACAAAAGaaacaacaacaacaacaacaataataataataataaggaaACTGTATGGTTTGAGGAAAATTTTGGAAAGATCAATTTAAGTTTTCATTCCTCTCACATTTTTTCTAGTAATCCTTTTATTGTTTCAAGGAAGCATTTTTTATCAGATCAGAAAACTGAAAATTATAGTACAGCACAAACAacacaaaataataataataataatggggatttaaaaaagcaaaataacatatataatgtaaatgaagaaggtatatatgacaataatatatttgtcaaaggtattaataaaaatacctcattttataatgaaaaatatgttacacaaatagaaaataagaaggattataaaaatgaacTTCTTTCGTTAAGCAACATAAGTTATAATGAAATGATCATACAAAAATgtattgaaaaaaatgaggTACCTAAAAACTATAACAATTTAGGAAATTCGAAAAATCTGCAAAATGAAGAAAGATTCCTAACTATaacagaaaaaaatataccaaacaacaacaacaataataataataatattatttatgataataatattttcaacggtttatatatcaaggataatataaaattaacTAAGCCAACCATACAAGATATTTTAACAAGTTCTGACAAAGATATcttatacaaaaataaatcacCTTTTAATCATAAGCAAGAGATACAATCTATAAATACagaacaaataataaataaaatatatataccaaATTATTCTTCTGATGTTGATAGAAAAGTGTCCAATAATTTTTCATGTATTAATCAATCAACTAATATGccaaatatattttccaATAGTGTTGGAAATATAAAGAGGGTtaaagaacaaaatataattatgaacAATTCAAATAGTATATTATCAGATGTATCAgatattttcattaattataatgatagtaataaagaggtagaaaaaaatatgaaaagttccttttttcataaattaattattcCTATTCCTGAGGATAATGTGAATATGAATTTAATTgagaaaaaagaaacacatttggatgataataatataaatattaattcagttgaagaaaataacataaataCATCCCATCCTATTATGAAGTCACATATAGTAAGctatttaaataataaaagtatatGGGAAAATTCccttaaaaatatatcgGAAAATTCtcttaaaaatatatccGATAATTCtcttaaaaataaatcagATAATTCTCCTAAAAATTTATCAAAAAATTCtcttaaaaataaatccTGTTCTGAATTTTCCAGAAAAaatcatcataataataataataatatagataattatataaaaaatgcaaataataatatatctataaatGATACCCACAAAAATATAAGCCGAATGATGTATAATCTCGGATTTATAAATCTACATTGTttattagaaaataaaaataaacacTTCTATTTAATTACCCAAGGATATATTAAAGCTAGTAATTATATTAACGACCAAATGCTTATACatacaaaattatataacGAATTATTTcaaacaaaatatatagatcCAAAGAAAAATACAAGTATcatttcttcttcttttgATAGTGTTACTAAGCAAGACGATAAATTATATTgtttacataaaaaaaaaagaatgCTTTGTAATATTTGTGGACATAcattaaaacaaaatttattaaatgatttgtttttctttaaaataattattgtTACTAAAAGGGCTATTTTTTCAAATCATACTACAATCAATATAATTTATCAAAGTCCATTGATAAAAGCAGTTTTTCATGAAAAGGATaatatcaaatataaattagaacaaacaaataatagtgaatatatattaaaaataatagcaataaaaaaaaagaaaatacaTAAAACATTCTCTCTATCGAAAACTAAACATTTTAGGAAATGTCTAGAAATTGAATTGATTAATAGTGGAAgagataatataaaaaatcaGATATATGAAAGcaatgaaaatatattagaaagaaatatatatgaaaaacaagtatttcataaaaaatCGTTTGATAATACATACAAGACTACAAAAGATTcattaattattaataatgaaaagtataaatatgtacgaaaaaagaaaaaaaattcttcttacgaaaatattaaaaattattccCAAAGCTTATCAAATACAAATTATAGTAACCATTTATCTACCAATATTTGTAAGGCAAATAAAGCAATACTTAATTTTAGTATATTGGATGATAAGAATAAGAA AAAATATGATGTAGAAAAGTTTATAGTACcttctatatatttttgcACTAACGGATGA